A window of Polyodon spathula isolate WHYD16114869_AA chromosome 22, ASM1765450v1, whole genome shotgun sequence contains these coding sequences:
- the LOC121297208 gene encoding kinetochore protein NDC80 homolog encodes MNRASSSRQSLLPMRVTDNGRMSLATPQSKGPGFGKLNIAKPQSGTKERRTSFFGKRASGAGMSRNSTFGGFGGAEKIKDPRPLHDKSFVQQCIRQLCEYLGENGFPSPVTVKSLQSPTSKEFLKIFSFIYSFLDPTFQMPTSKIEEEIPRILKDLGYPFPISKSSMYSIGAPHTWPQILGALIWLIDSVKLFDTMREQDLLFPDFSDGGIETEDGIEFNKLFISYTSKCYDRFMQGADTFEEEDAEFLPKLKDLYNVDEAHLESLAEKYKILTDEVERLEKESQQDRLMTKKSEKLQLQTDLQKYQSYRNNLESFKSNLEQKVIAVSEELDGAGLQVEALKQENGRLQHIFENQKFSQADIERINHERNELQQTITNLNKSLAEAEHHMWNEEIALAKSKEAVEAELAKYHTLARKLKLIPASAENACGHDFEIKFTMECGPSRIGHYKNQIHTPLMNMIAQVEEEINKLVPQKLSMVETSEQVSSMIADKANDLKLLKEQLRKLDEQLEQELHEAEREEHKWSTELDSLESHKKLLEKKVTDGYDEAVEQLKATRQEYHLVLQETSEERRIVANNLSSVLDIVTNHVSLVEKFLQDHHKRVDRDYQDVIKEDPLEQLREIVDKYIHKANSI; translated from the exons ATGAATCGGGCTTCAAGTAGCCGGCAGTCTCTGCTGCCGATGAGGGTAACTGACAATGGCAGAATGAGCCTAGCTACTCCGCAGAG CAAGGGCCCAGGCTTTGGGAAGTTGAACATAGCAAAACCCCAGTCTGGAACGAAGGAAAGAAGAACCAGTTTCTTTGGGAAAAG GGCAAGTGGTGCAGGAATGTCTCGTAACAGCACTTTTGGTGGTTTTGGAGGCGCTGAGAAAATCAAAGATCCACGTCCCCTCCATGATAAATCCTTTGTCCAGCAGTGCATAAGACAGCTGTGTGAG TATCTTGGAGAGAATGGTTTCCCTAGTCCAGTTACAGTGAAATCTTTGCAGTCACCTACCTCCAAGGAGTTTCTGAAGATCTTCTCCTTCATATACAGTTTCCTGGATCCAACTTTCCAAATGCCAACTTCAAAAATTGAGGAAGAGATTCCAAGAATTCTTAAAGACCTGGG ATATCCATTTCCTATTTCGAAAAGTTCCATGTACTCCATTGGAGCTCCTCACACTTGGCCACAAATACTGGGAGCATTGATTTGGCTGATAGACAGTGTGAAG CTATTTGATACCATGAGGGAACAAGACTTACTGTTTCCAGATTTCTCTGATGGTGGGATTGAAACAGAGGACGGAATTGAATTTAATAAG ctgttTATTTCTTACACTTCCAAATGCTATGATCGCTTTATGCAAGGAGCTGACACCTTTGAAGAGGAAGATGCAGAGTTCTTACCTAAATTGA AGGATCTTTATAATGTTGATGAAGCCCATTTGGAATCGCTggcagaaaaatacaaaattctgaCTGATGAGGTGGAAAGACTGGAAAAAGAGAGTCAACaa GACAGATTAATGACAAAAAAGTCAGAAAAACTTCAACTACAGACAGATTTACAGAAGTACCAAAGTTACCGCAATAATCTGGAGTCTTTCAAAAGCAACCTGGAGCAAAAAGTGATTGCAGTCTCAGAGGAGTTGGATGGGGCAG GATTGCAGGTTGAagctttaaaacaagaaaatggacGACTGCAACACATCTTTGAAAACCAGAAATTCTCTCAAGCTGATATAGAGAGAATAAACCATGAAAGAAATGAACTGCAACAAACAATTACAAACCTGAACAAAAGTCTTGCAGAAGCTGAGCACCATATGTGGAATGAGGAAATCGCCCTTGCAAAGTCTAAAGaagct GTGGAAGCCGAACTAGCAAAGTATCACACACTTGCCAGAAAGCTTAAACTCATCCCAGCATCAGCTGAAAATGCCTGTGGCCATGACTTTGAAATCAAATTTACCATGGAGTGTGGTCCATCCAGAATCGGTCATTACAAAAATCAAATTCAT aCTCCCCTGATGAATATGATTGCTCAAGTGGAAGAGGAGATCAATAAACTGGTCCCCCAGAAACTAAGCATGGTGGAGACCTCGGAGCAG GTGAGCTCCATGATTGCTGACAAAGCAAATGACTTGAAGCTGCTGAAAGAGCAGCTACGAAAGTTGGACGAGCAGCTGGAACAAGAACTGCAT GAGGCAGAGCGTGAGGAGCACAAGTGGTCGACTGAACTGGATTCCTTGGAGAGTCATAAGAAGCTTTTGGAGAAGAAAGTTACTGACGGTTACGATGAAGCTGTGGAACAGTTAAAAGCAACTCGGCAAGA GTACCATCTAGTGTTGCAGGAGACTAGCGAAGAGCGCAGAATTGTGGCAAATAACCTGAGCAGCGTCCTTGACATCGTAACAAACCATGTGTCGCTTGTGGAG AAATTTCTGCAGGACCATCACAAAAGGGTTGATAGAGATTACCAGGATGTAATTAAGGAAGACCCCCTTGAGCAACTGAGGGAAATTGTGGACAAGTATATCCACAAAGCAAACTCTAtataa